A window of Halovivax gelatinilyticus genomic DNA:
CGGTGCGGGGATCGACATCACGATCCGCGCGTCCGTGATGGCTGGCGCGGAGATCGTCGTCGCCAAACACCCAGATCCGGGCGAGTGTCTCGACGCGATCGAGGATCACGGTATTACCCACGTGATGAGCGTTCCAACGCTGACCGAGCGCTTCGCCGATCACGAGAGCGCCACAGAGCGCGACCTCTCGTCGATCGTGGGTTGGTATCACACCGGCGAGGTGCTGGCCGACGGCCAGGTCGAACGCTTCCAGGAATCGCTGACCCCGAACATTGGAAACCTCTACGGCTCGTCGGAGAGCGGTGTCGACACCGTCTTGCGCCCGACCGACCTTCCAGCGCAGGCCGGAACCGTCGGACGCCCCTGTCCCGGCGTTGAGATCCGCATCGTCGAGCCCGAATCGGCCGGCCACGCCGATCCGGAGGCGATCGTTCCGCAGGGCGACCCGGGCGAGGTGATCATGCGGACCGACCAGCTCTTTCCCGGCTATTACGAGAACGCCGCGGCGACGCGTGAGGCGATCTCTGATGGCTGGTTCTACACGAACGACCTCGGCGTGATGACCGACGACGGCTACCTCGAGATAACCGGACGGACCGACGAGATGATCATAAGCGGCGGCGAACTCATCTCGCCCGTCGAAGTCGAACAGGTCCTAGAGCGTCACGAAGCCGTCGACGCCGCGATCGCTGTCGGCGAGGACGATGACGAGTGGGGCCAGCGAGTGACGGCGATCGTCGCCGGCGACGCGACCGCCGACGAACTCGACGCCCACTGCAAGGCGTCGGACGAACTCGCCGATTTCAAGCGCCCGAAAGCCTACGAGTTCGTCGATGCGATCGATCGGACCGGTGCCGGCAAGAAGCGTCGGTCGACCTACCAGTAGTCGGAAGTCACGCTC
This region includes:
- a CDS encoding class I adenylate-forming enzyme family protein, which codes for MIPPQRRFLESHATWRPDETAIRFADTGESMSYGEFDERANRVANALHDRGIRDGDRVGLALFNTEEFPVTMYACHKLGAVPVAVNTQLSAGDVRYIVDHMNPQALVYDHEIAELVEGSLADATRDADRIGVGHDPVDGETYEALEASGTVETPPPIQRTNDDLSYMFYTSGTTGRPKGVMHSVKSGRERARTSITACSLDAESSFLALLPWYHGAGIDITIRASVMAGAEIVVAKHPDPGECLDAIEDHGITHVMSVPTLTERFADHESATERDLSSIVGWYHTGEVLADGQVERFQESLTPNIGNLYGSSESGVDTVLRPTDLPAQAGTVGRPCPGVEIRIVEPESAGHADPEAIVPQGDPGEVIMRTDQLFPGYYENAAATREAISDGWFYTNDLGVMTDDGYLEITGRTDEMIISGGELISPVEVEQVLERHEAVDAAIAVGEDDDEWGQRVTAIVAGDATADELDAHCKASDELADFKRPKAYEFVDAIDRTGAGKKRRSTYQ